From a single Micromonospora sp. WMMD1102 genomic region:
- a CDS encoding SRPBCC domain-containing protein, with the protein MTAPAPLTLRARAAAPVKNVWHALTDAAELRVWLADQAEVELPDRYEFRGPQVPEGDAPHQRLREVGEHSLRFDWLLDGEQTSTEITLTEESTDSTIVTLTQSHWTFQDVITGASIRGVLQTYWSLAIANLVDHVEGRPLTPKVDFTSATMRAEVVVDATPEALYESLTDSAKVSEWFGYPLGIEPEVGGRFAMGGFENDPNPAKVLDLTPGRAMTVDWGPAGVVSWELEGSGGKTKLSFVQSGFDRPPYAAWGGWLSGLAELRRYHELPDWRPIWLYDPTEVVPPEAHAES; encoded by the coding sequence ATGACCGCACCCGCACCGCTGACCCTGCGCGCCCGCGCCGCCGCGCCGGTCAAGAACGTCTGGCACGCCCTCACCGACGCCGCCGAACTGCGCGTCTGGCTCGCCGACCAGGCCGAGGTCGAGCTGCCGGACCGGTACGAGTTCCGGGGGCCGCAGGTGCCCGAGGGCGACGCCCCGCACCAGCGGCTGCGCGAGGTCGGCGAGCACAGCCTCCGGTTCGACTGGCTGCTGGACGGCGAGCAGACCAGCACCGAGATCACCCTGACCGAGGAGAGCACCGACTCCACGATCGTCACGCTCACCCAGTCGCACTGGACCTTCCAGGACGTGATCACCGGCGCCAGCATCCGGGGCGTGCTCCAGACGTACTGGTCGCTGGCGATCGCCAACCTGGTCGACCACGTCGAGGGCCGGCCGCTCACCCCGAAGGTCGACTTCACCTCGGCGACCATGCGCGCCGAGGTCGTCGTCGACGCCACCCCCGAGGCGCTCTACGAGTCGCTCACCGACTCGGCCAAGGTCAGCGAGTGGTTCGGCTACCCGCTCGGGATCGAACCCGAGGTCGGCGGCCGATTCGCGATGGGCGGCTTCGAGAACGACCCCAACCCGGCCAAGGTGCTGGACCTGACCCCCGGCCGGGCGATGACCGTCGACTGGGGACCGGCCGGCGTGGTGAGCTGGGAACTGGAGGGCAGCGGCGGGAAGACGAAGCTCTCCTTCGTGCAGAGCGGCTTCGACCGGCCGCCGTACGCGGCCTGGGGCGGCTGGCTCAGCGGGCTCGCCGAGCTGCGCCGCTACCACGAGCTGCCGGACTGGCGCCCGATCTGGCTCTACGACCCGACCGAGGTCGTACCGCCCGAGGCGCACGCCGAGAGCTGA
- a CDS encoding transcriptional regulator, with translation MRDVMYLEQIEQAETLLKPQRIEVLRQLAEPHTCTEVANQLGQTPQRVYYHVKRLVEAGLVDQVSERRVRGITEGIYQASARSYWLSPRLVGRLGLRKAQDQMSLGYLLNLMEEVQADVAALDRTAPELPSIGFSGEIRVPADQRQQFLTDLQTALQELFTRYGGAEGDAFKLAVACYPHGGTK, from the coding sequence ATGAGAGACGTGATGTACCTGGAGCAGATCGAGCAGGCCGAGACCCTGCTCAAGCCGCAGCGCATCGAGGTGCTGCGGCAACTCGCCGAGCCGCACACCTGCACCGAGGTGGCGAACCAGCTCGGCCAGACCCCGCAGCGGGTCTACTACCACGTCAAGCGCCTGGTCGAGGCGGGCCTCGTCGACCAGGTCTCCGAACGCAGGGTCCGCGGCATCACCGAGGGCATCTACCAGGCGAGCGCCAGGTCCTACTGGCTCTCCCCCCGACTGGTCGGCCGGCTCGGGCTGCGCAAGGCACAGGACCAGATGAGCCTCGGCTACCTGCTCAACCTGATGGAGGAGGTCCAGGCCGACGTCGCCGCGCTCGACCGGACCGCCCCCGAGCTGCCGTCGATCGGCTTCTCCGGCGAGATCCGGGTGCCGGCCGACCAGCGCCAACAGTTCCTCACCGACCTACAGACCGCACTGCAAGAGCTGTTCACCCGCTACGGCGGAGCCGAGGGCGACGCCTTCAAACTCGCCGTCGCCTGCTACCCACACGGAGGCACGAAATGA
- a CDS encoding HNH endonuclease family protein codes for MARSGSAAVLLCLLALGGAGCAPVESPPAPESSGPADTQAQLGQLTVASAGSMRGYSREHFPHWRKAGKNCDVRDTVLQRDGTGIKLSGCNVVGGRWSSRYDNRALSDPSDVDIDHMVPLANAWRSGADEWDDERRGDFANDLDRPQLVAVSASSNRAKGDQDPSQWKPPNRDDWCQYAEDWIAVKHFWRLSVTSAEKAALDDMLGSC; via the coding sequence ATAGCCCGGTCGGGAAGCGCGGCCGTGCTCCTCTGCCTGCTCGCCCTCGGCGGCGCCGGCTGTGCCCCGGTGGAGAGCCCGCCGGCCCCGGAGTCGTCCGGGCCGGCCGACACCCAGGCCCAGCTCGGCCAGCTCACGGTGGCGAGCGCCGGCTCGATGCGCGGCTACAGCCGGGAGCACTTCCCGCACTGGCGCAAGGCCGGCAAGAACTGTGACGTCCGGGACACCGTCCTGCAACGGGACGGCACCGGGATCAAGCTCTCCGGCTGCAACGTGGTCGGGGGCCGCTGGTCGAGCCGGTACGACAACCGGGCCCTGAGCGACCCCTCCGACGTGGACATCGACCACATGGTGCCGCTGGCCAACGCCTGGCGCTCGGGTGCCGACGAGTGGGACGACGAGCGGCGCGGCGACTTCGCCAACGACTTGGACCGGCCACAGCTGGTGGCGGTTTCGGCGTCCTCGAACCGGGCAAAGGGCGACCAGGACCCGTCCCAGTGGAAGCCGCCGAACCGGGACGACTGGTGCCAGTACGCGGAGGACTGGATCGCGGTCAAGCACTTCTGGCGACTGTCGGTGACCTCCGCCGAGAAGGCGGCGCTCGACGACATGCTGGGGAGCTGCTGA
- a CDS encoding MFS transporter: MSSRAGRGTLFAAVVASGMVFLDATVVNVALPHIGTELSASTAGLQWTLNGYLLTLAAFVLLGGALGDRVGRRRVFLAGVLAFTAASILCGAALNIEWLIAARFLQGLGGALLTPGSLALLQSSFHPDERGRVIGAWSGLAGVSTALGPFVGGWLIDALSWRAIFFLNVPLAVVVILAALRWTPESRSDGGAAARFDVAGSLLGALGLAGVTYALIEAQQFGPGSVQVIGAAALGVAAAVAFVLLERHRGERAMLPPTLFASRLFGVLNVYTVLVYAALTGFTFFFAVYLQNVVGYSALETGLASLPLTILLLLGSARSGALASRIGPRPQLTVGPLVAATGLVLLHWVSRGDSYWLRVLPGIVLFGLGMTLVVAPLTASVLAAAPDRLAGAASGFNNAASRVGGLLAVSALPLAVGLSGGGYARSGQLTPAYRQAVLYSAGLMVLGALLAGVLVHRPEREPRKSRPCPTLPPPPTHQHEPDQDADRTAAGEHRW, encoded by the coding sequence ATGTCCAGCAGGGCCGGCCGGGGTACCCTGTTCGCCGCCGTGGTCGCCTCCGGCATGGTCTTCCTGGATGCCACCGTGGTCAACGTTGCACTGCCACACATCGGCACCGAGCTTTCCGCCAGTACCGCCGGCCTACAGTGGACGCTGAACGGCTACCTGCTGACCCTGGCCGCCTTCGTGCTGCTCGGCGGGGCACTCGGCGACCGGGTCGGGCGGCGCCGGGTCTTCCTGGCCGGAGTGCTGGCGTTCACCGCCGCCTCGATCCTCTGCGGCGCTGCCCTGAACATCGAGTGGCTGATCGCCGCCCGCTTCCTCCAGGGGCTCGGCGGCGCGCTGCTGACCCCCGGCTCGCTCGCCCTGCTCCAGTCCAGCTTCCACCCGGACGAGCGCGGCCGGGTGATCGGCGCCTGGTCCGGGCTGGCCGGCGTCTCCACCGCGCTCGGCCCGTTCGTCGGCGGCTGGCTGATCGACGCGCTCTCCTGGCGGGCGATCTTCTTCCTCAACGTGCCGCTGGCGGTGGTCGTGATCCTGGCCGCGCTGCGCTGGACCCCGGAGAGCCGGTCCGACGGCGGGGCCGCCGCCCGGTTCGACGTGGCCGGCTCGCTGCTCGGCGCGCTCGGCCTGGCCGGCGTCACGTACGCGCTGATCGAGGCCCAGCAGTTCGGCCCCGGCTCGGTCCAGGTGATCGGCGCCGCCGCGCTCGGGGTGGCCGCCGCTGTCGCGTTCGTGCTGCTCGAACGGCACCGGGGCGAACGGGCCATGCTGCCGCCGACGCTCTTCGCCAGCCGGCTGTTCGGGGTGCTGAACGTCTACACCGTGCTGGTCTACGCCGCGCTCACCGGGTTCACCTTCTTCTTCGCCGTCTACCTCCAGAACGTCGTCGGCTACTCCGCCCTGGAGACCGGCCTGGCCAGCCTGCCGCTGACCATCCTGCTGCTGCTCGGCTCGGCCCGCTCCGGCGCGCTCGCCTCCCGGATCGGGCCCCGCCCGCAGCTCACCGTCGGCCCGCTGGTCGCCGCCACCGGGCTGGTCCTGCTGCACTGGGTGAGCCGGGGCGACTCCTACTGGCTGCGCGTCCTGCCCGGGATCGTCCTCTTCGGGCTAGGCATGACCCTGGTGGTGGCCCCGCTGACCGCCTCGGTGCTGGCCGCCGCCCCGGACCGGCTGGCCGGCGCCGCCAGCGGCTTCAACAACGCGGCGTCCCGGGTCGGCGGCCTGCTCGCCGTCTCCGCGCTGCCGCTGGCGGTCGGCCTCTCCGGCGGCGGGTACGCCCGCTCCGGCCAGCTCACCCCGGCGTACCGGCAGGCGGTGCTCTATTCCGCCGGGCTGATGGTGCTCGGCGCACTGCTCGCCGGCGTACTCGTGCACCGGCCGGAGCGGGAGCCGAGGAAGTCCCGCCCCTGCCCCACCCTGCCGCCGCCCCCGACCCACCAGCACGAACCGGACCAGGATGCGGACCGGACGGCGGCGGGAGAGCACCGCTGGTAG
- the leuA gene encoding 2-isopropylmalate synthase, whose product MAQPAGTTTDGDPIARQRPSRMPYQRYQPYHQQFAIDLPDRQWPTRRVEAAPRWCAVDLRDGNQALIDPMSPERKRRMFQLLVQMGYKEIEVGFPSASQTDFDFVRQLIEQDLIPDDVTIQVLTQCREHLIDRTFEAIRGAKRAIVHFYNSTSTLQRRVVFGLDRAGITDIATSGARLCQKYHEIHTPDTDVFYEYSPESYTGTELDYALEVCAAVIEVIDPTPDRPLIINLPATVEMATPNVYADSIEWMHRNLPRRESVVLSLHPHNDRGTGVAAAELGLLAGADRIEGCLFGNGERTGNVDLVTLGLNLFSQGVDPQIDFSDIDEIKRAAEYCNQLPVHERHPYAGDLVFTAFSGSHQDAINKGFDALAADAQAAGVPIDQFGWAVPYLPIDPKDLGRTYEAVIRVNSQSGKGGVAYIMKIEHHLDLPRRLQIEFSGVVQRVTDDDGGEVEPGRMWQLFAEEYLTDRQREPIVQIESYTIGTVDGKVEIEVDARFGAGRRSLSATGNGPIDAYVNALQALDVRVRVLDYHEHAMSAGGDAQAAAYVECEVDGRTVWGVGLDANIVTASVQAVTSAVNRALR is encoded by the coding sequence ATGGCACAACCTGCCGGCACCACCACCGACGGTGATCCGATAGCCCGGCAGCGGCCCAGCCGCATGCCGTACCAGCGTTACCAGCCCTACCACCAGCAGTTCGCGATCGACCTGCCGGACCGGCAGTGGCCGACCCGGCGCGTCGAGGCGGCGCCCCGGTGGTGCGCCGTCGACCTACGCGACGGCAACCAGGCCCTGATCGACCCGATGTCGCCGGAGCGCAAGCGGCGGATGTTCCAGCTGCTGGTGCAGATGGGCTACAAGGAGATCGAGGTCGGTTTCCCGTCGGCCAGCCAGACCGACTTCGACTTCGTCCGACAGCTGATCGAGCAGGACCTGATCCCCGACGACGTCACCATCCAGGTGCTGACCCAGTGCCGGGAGCACCTGATCGACCGCACCTTCGAGGCGATCCGGGGCGCGAAGCGGGCGATCGTGCACTTCTACAACTCGACCTCGACGTTGCAGCGCCGGGTGGTCTTCGGCCTGGACCGGGCCGGGATCACCGACATCGCCACCTCCGGCGCCCGGCTCTGCCAGAAGTACCACGAGATCCACACCCCGGACACGGACGTCTTCTACGAGTACTCGCCGGAGTCGTACACCGGGACGGAACTCGACTACGCCCTGGAGGTCTGCGCCGCGGTGATCGAGGTGATCGACCCGACCCCGGACCGGCCGCTGATCATCAACCTGCCGGCGACCGTCGAGATGGCCACCCCGAACGTCTACGCCGACTCGATCGAGTGGATGCACCGCAACCTGCCCCGCCGGGAGAGCGTGGTGCTCTCGCTGCACCCGCACAACGACCGGGGCACCGGGGTCGCCGCCGCCGAGCTGGGCCTGCTGGCCGGGGCCGACCGGATCGAGGGCTGCCTCTTCGGCAACGGCGAGCGCACCGGCAACGTCGACCTGGTCACGCTTGGGCTGAACCTCTTCTCCCAGGGCGTCGACCCGCAGATCGACTTCTCCGACATCGACGAGATCAAACGCGCCGCCGAGTACTGCAACCAGTTGCCGGTGCACGAGCGGCACCCTTACGCGGGTGACCTGGTCTTCACCGCCTTCTCCGGCTCGCACCAGGACGCGATCAACAAGGGCTTCGACGCGCTGGCCGCCGACGCGCAGGCGGCCGGGGTGCCGATCGACCAGTTCGGCTGGGCGGTGCCCTACCTGCCGATCGACCCGAAGGACCTGGGCCGCACCTACGAGGCGGTGATCCGGGTCAACTCGCAGTCCGGCAAGGGCGGCGTGGCGTACATCATGAAGATTGAGCACCACCTCGACCTGCCGCGCCGGTTGCAGATCGAGTTCTCCGGGGTGGTGCAGCGGGTCACCGACGACGACGGCGGCGAGGTGGAGCCGGGCCGGATGTGGCAGCTCTTCGCCGAGGAATATCTCACCGACCGGCAGCGGGAGCCGATCGTCCAGATCGAGAGCTACACGATCGGCACCGTCGACGGCAAGGTCGAGATCGAGGTGGACGCCCGGTTCGGCGCCGGCCGCCGGTCGCTCTCGGCGACCGGTAACGGCCCGATCGACGCGTACGTCAACGCGTTGCAGGCGCTCGACGTCCGGGTCCGGGTGCTCGACTACCACGAGCACGCGATGTCCGCGGGCGGCGACGCCCAGGCTGCCGCGTACGTGGAGTGCGAGGTCGACGGCCGGACGGTCTGGGGCGTCGGACTGGACGCCAACATCGTGACCGCCTCGGTGCAGGCGGTGACCAGCGCCGTCAACCGCGCCCTGCGCTGA
- a CDS encoding nitroreductase family protein yields MAQLSPILATRWSPHAFDPVADLTDTEVASLLEAARWAPSADNTQPWRFLLGRRDDEAFKRILTNLSAGNQRWAGRASALLLGAHATTGPGGGPLPHAAYDLGQAVAHLTVQATALRLYVRQISAFDATGLRADLDLSAEVRPHVVVAVGRLGDPYSLPEDLRAREIGLRQRRPLAELLLR; encoded by the coding sequence ATGGCCCAGCTCTCCCCGATACTGGCGACCCGGTGGAGTCCGCACGCCTTCGACCCGGTCGCCGACCTCACCGACACCGAGGTCGCGTCCCTGCTGGAGGCGGCCCGCTGGGCTCCCTCCGCCGACAACACCCAGCCCTGGCGCTTCCTGCTGGGCCGCCGGGACGACGAGGCGTTCAAGCGGATCCTGACCAACCTCTCGGCCGGCAACCAGCGGTGGGCCGGCCGGGCCTCGGCGCTGCTGCTCGGCGCGCACGCCACCACCGGGCCGGGCGGCGGGCCGCTGCCGCACGCCGCGTACGACCTCGGTCAGGCGGTGGCGCATCTCACGGTGCAGGCCACCGCACTGCGACTCTACGTACGGCAGATCTCCGCGTTCGACGCCACCGGGCTCCGGGCCGACCTCGACCTCTCCGCCGAGGTACGCCCGCACGTGGTGGTCGCGGTGGGCCGGCTCGGCGACCCGTACTCGCTGCCGGAGGACCTGCGGGCCCGGGAGATCGGCCTGCGCCAGCGCCGTCCACTGGCCGAACTGCTGCTGCGCTGA
- a CDS encoding aspartate kinase — MALVVQKYGGSSVADAERIKRVAERIVAARKAGDDVVVVVSAMGDTTDELLDLANQVSPLPPGRELDMLLTAGERISMALLAMAIHNLGYEARSYTGSQAGVLTTSVHGRARIIDVTPGRLRSALNEGAVVIVAGFQGVSQDTKDITTLGRGGSDTTAVALAAALDADVCEIYTDVDGVFTADPRIVPNARHIRTITYEEMLELAACGAKVLHLRSVEYARRAGLPIRVRSSYSTNTGTMVTGSTEDLPVEQALITGVAHDRSEAKITAVGVPDEPGAAARIFETVAAAEINLDMIVQNVSTEGTGRTDISFTLPKTDGPTAMAALSKVQEHVKFKGLLYDDHVGKVSLIGAGMRSHPGVAASFFAALGEAGVNIEMISTSEIRVSVVCRDTDLDAAVRAVHEAFDLGGSEEAVVYAGTGR, encoded by the coding sequence GTGGCGCTGGTCGTGCAGAAGTACGGCGGATCCTCGGTCGCCGACGCCGAACGGATCAAGCGGGTGGCCGAGCGGATCGTCGCGGCCCGCAAAGCCGGCGACGACGTGGTGGTCGTGGTCAGCGCGATGGGCGACACCACCGACGAACTGCTCGACCTCGCCAACCAGGTCAGCCCGTTGCCGCCCGGCCGGGAGCTGGACATGCTGCTCACCGCCGGTGAGCGCATCTCGATGGCCCTGCTGGCGATGGCGATCCACAACCTCGGCTACGAGGCGCGTTCCTACACCGGCTCCCAAGCGGGGGTGCTCACCACCTCGGTGCACGGCAGGGCCCGGATCATCGACGTCACGCCCGGCCGGCTCCGGTCGGCGCTGAACGAGGGCGCCGTGGTGATCGTCGCCGGCTTCCAGGGCGTCTCCCAGGACACCAAGGACATCACCACGCTGGGCCGGGGCGGGTCGGACACCACCGCCGTCGCGCTGGCGGCGGCACTCGACGCCGACGTCTGCGAGATCTACACGGACGTCGACGGTGTCTTCACCGCCGACCCGCGGATCGTGCCGAACGCCCGGCACATCAGGACCATCACCTACGAGGAGATGCTCGAACTGGCCGCCTGTGGCGCGAAGGTGCTGCACCTACGGAGCGTGGAGTACGCCCGAAGGGCCGGGTTGCCGATCCGGGTACGTTCGTCATACTCGACCAACACCGGCACGATGGTGACCGGATCGACGGAGGACCTACCCGTGGAGCAAGCACTTATCACCGGGGTCGCCCACGACCGGAGCGAGGCGAAGATCACGGCGGTCGGGGTGCCGGACGAGCCCGGCGCGGCGGCCCGGATCTTCGAGACCGTCGCGGCGGCCGAGATCAACCTCGACATGATCGTGCAGAACGTCTCGACCGAGGGCACCGGCCGGACCGACATCTCCTTCACCCTGCCCAAGACCGACGGCCCGACCGCGATGGCGGCGCTGAGCAAGGTCCAGGAGCACGTCAAGTTCAAGGGCCTGCTCTACGACGACCACGTCGGCAAGGTGTCGCTGATCGGCGCCGGCATGCGCTCGCACCCGGGGGTGGCGGCCAGCTTCTTCGCCGCACTCGGCGAGGCCGGGGTGAACATCGAGATGATCTCCACCTCGGAGATCCGGGTCTCGGTCGTCTGCCGGGACACCGACCTCGACGCCGCGGTCCGGGCGGTGCACGAGGCCTTCGACCTGGGCGGCAGCGAGGAAGCGGTGGTCTACGCCGGGACCGGGAGGTAG
- a CDS encoding aspartate-semialdehyde dehydrogenase: MGTLPTLAVVGATGAVGTVMCDLLSSRKNVWGEIRLLASARSAGQTRMCRGEELTVQALSAEAFDGVDVAMFDVPDEVSAQWAPVAVSRGAVAVDNSAAFRGDRDVPLVVPEINPEQVRNRPKGIIANANCTTLTMIVAVAPLHREYGLRELVLASYQAVSGTGQVGVDILHDQLSKIAGDRVLGSRPGNVRQAVGDDLGPFPAPMALNVVPWAGSLRDGGWSSEELKLRNESRKILGLPDLKVSATCVRVPVVTGHSVAVHAVFGTEVDAEGAREALRNAPGVILVDDPAAGEFPMPIDAVGTDPSWVGRIRRSVDDPRALDLFVTGDNLRKGAALNTAQIAELLAAEFLARSR, translated from the coding sequence ATGGGGACGCTCCCCACACTCGCGGTGGTCGGGGCGACCGGTGCGGTCGGCACGGTCATGTGCGACCTGCTCTCCTCCCGGAAGAACGTCTGGGGTGAGATCCGGCTGCTCGCCTCGGCGCGTTCGGCCGGGCAGACGCGGATGTGCCGGGGCGAGGAGCTGACCGTCCAGGCGCTGAGCGCCGAGGCGTTCGACGGCGTGGACGTGGCCATGTTCGACGTACCGGACGAGGTCTCCGCGCAGTGGGCCCCGGTCGCGGTCTCCCGGGGTGCGGTGGCGGTGGACAACTCCGCGGCGTTCCGGGGCGACCGGGACGTGCCGCTGGTGGTGCCGGAGATCAACCCGGAGCAGGTGCGCAACCGCCCCAAGGGGATCATCGCGAACGCGAACTGCACCACCCTGACGATGATCGTCGCCGTCGCGCCGCTGCACCGCGAGTACGGCCTCCGCGAGCTGGTGCTCGCCTCCTACCAGGCGGTCTCCGGGACCGGCCAGGTCGGGGTGGACATCCTGCACGACCAGCTCTCCAAGATCGCCGGTGACCGGGTGCTCGGCTCCCGGCCGGGCAACGTGCGGCAGGCGGTCGGCGACGACCTCGGCCCGTTCCCCGCCCCGATGGCCCTCAACGTGGTCCCCTGGGCCGGCTCGCTGCGCGACGGCGGCTGGTCGTCCGAGGAACTGAAACTGCGCAACGAGTCACGCAAGATCCTCGGCCTGCCGGACCTGAAGGTCTCCGCCACCTGTGTACGCGTGCCGGTGGTGACCGGGCACTCGGTGGCCGTACACGCCGTCTTCGGCACCGAGGTGGACGCGGAGGGTGCCCGGGAGGCGCTGCGGAACGCCCCCGGGGTGATCCTGGTCGACGACCCCGCCGCCGGTGAGTTCCCGATGCCGATCGACGCGGTCGGCACCGACCCGTCCTGGGTGGGCCGGATCCGCCGCTCGGTCGACGACCCGCGTGCGCTCGACCTCTTCGTCACCGGCGACAACCTGCGCAAGGGCGCCGCCCTGAACACCGCCCAGATCGCCGAACTGCTCGCCGCCGAGTTCCTCGCCCGCTCGCGCTGA
- a CDS encoding diguanylate cyclase, with the protein MSPDHSRVVRDVTSRLPTATSAVEAGQVTVAALGRHTPGRVAVLLWVRDRLRCVAATGSWQVFASVPAGAGTVGRVYASGKTETVPDVTKEPDYVPLRPDVRAEICAPILDRSGQPIGVLDLEWPTADVDLDAWRRTVERVAGLLGTRIGQLGGPPAESRSEKLLRHASALTSAGTEAELMTAAVSAARDVSGLTSAVFVLDGPAGPRVATPSLVPDDLESRVHAALAGAGRPVLERLRAHAHAYGASYTLGEGQHPTTADQDVLIAAGVRTLISVPLGPTEYCGVLLVGDVRTMRPDPTTVNLIELLAAQSWICLERLRGLARLRERASSDPLTGLRHQGSFGERIAESTPGHTALLAVDVDDFKTVNDTYGHQAGDRVLVDLARALQSALRHGDELYRVGGDEFVAVVEVLRPEEAVGIAQRLVEAARQTGRTVSIGVAVQQPGEPPDLTLRRADEALYNVKREGRDGVRLAPLPRQDPALPGK; encoded by the coding sequence GTGTCCCCCGACCACTCCCGCGTAGTCCGCGACGTGACCTCCCGGCTGCCCACGGCGACCAGTGCCGTCGAGGCGGGCCAGGTCACGGTCGCCGCGCTGGGCCGGCACACGCCGGGACGGGTCGCCGTGCTGCTCTGGGTCCGCGACCGGCTCCGTTGCGTCGCCGCGACCGGGTCGTGGCAGGTCTTCGCCTCGGTACCGGCCGGTGCCGGAACGGTCGGCCGGGTGTACGCCTCCGGAAAGACCGAAACGGTCCCGGACGTGACGAAAGAACCCGACTACGTACCGTTGCGCCCCGACGTACGGGCCGAGATCTGTGCCCCGATCCTGGACCGGTCCGGGCAGCCGATCGGGGTACTCGACCTGGAGTGGCCGACCGCCGACGTCGACCTGGACGCCTGGCGGCGCACCGTCGAACGGGTCGCCGGCCTGCTCGGGACCAGGATCGGGCAGCTCGGCGGCCCACCGGCGGAGAGCCGCAGCGAGAAGCTGCTCCGGCACGCCTCGGCGCTGACCTCGGCCGGCACCGAGGCCGAGCTGATGACCGCCGCCGTCTCCGCCGCCCGGGACGTCTCCGGGCTCACCTCGGCGGTCTTCGTGCTGGACGGGCCGGCCGGGCCCCGGGTGGCCACCCCGAGCCTGGTACCCGACGATCTCGAGTCCCGGGTGCACGCCGCGCTGGCCGGCGCCGGGCGGCCGGTCCTGGAACGGCTCCGGGCACACGCGCACGCCTACGGCGCCTCCTACACCCTCGGCGAGGGGCAGCATCCGACCACCGCCGACCAGGACGTGCTGATCGCCGCCGGGGTACGCACGCTGATCTCGGTGCCGCTCGGCCCGACCGAGTACTGCGGGGTGCTGCTGGTCGGCGACGTCCGGACGATGCGCCCCGACCCGACCACGGTCAACCTGATCGAACTGCTCGCCGCACAGTCGTGGATCTGCCTCGAACGGCTGCGCGGGTTGGCCCGGCTGCGCGAGCGGGCCAGTTCCGACCCGCTGACCGGGCTGCGCCACCAGGGGTCGTTCGGGGAGCGGATCGCCGAGTCGACCCCGGGGCACACCGCCCTGCTCGCCGTCGACGTCGACGACTTCAAGACCGTCAACGACACCTACGGTCACCAGGCCGGCGACCGGGTACTCGTCGACCTCGCCCGGGCGTTGCAGAGCGCGCTGCGGCACGGCGACGAGTTGTACCGGGTCGGCGGCGACGAGTTCGTGGCCGTGGTCGAGGTACTCCGCCCGGAGGAGGCGGTCGGGATCGCGCAGCGGCTGGTCGAGGCGGCCCGACAGACCGGCCGGACGGTAAGCATCGGCGTGGCGGTCCAGCAGCCCGGCGAGCCCCCCGACCTGACGCTGCGCCGCGCCGACGAGGCCCTCTACAACGTCAAGCGCGAGGGCCGGGACGGCGTACGCCTGGCCCCGCTCCCCCGGCAAGATCCCGCTCTACCCGGGAAATAG
- a CDS encoding DJ-1/PfpI family protein — protein sequence MHVAIPLYPRFTALDVVGPYTVLAFAPGVTVTLVAAEPGPVLDDRGTMAISATVGYAELPRPDVVVVPGGAGTRAALADTALVSWIARAHAHTRWTTSVCVGSFLLGAAVPGGGRPATGAGSTSSGPSGPSRSGSGWSGTTGSSRRPVSRPA from the coding sequence ATGCACGTCGCCATCCCGCTCTACCCCCGCTTCACCGCCCTCGACGTCGTCGGGCCGTACACGGTGCTGGCCTTCGCCCCCGGCGTCACGGTGACCCTGGTCGCCGCCGAGCCCGGCCCGGTCCTCGACGACCGGGGCACGATGGCGATCTCCGCCACCGTCGGTTACGCCGAGCTGCCCCGCCCGGACGTGGTCGTCGTGCCCGGCGGTGCCGGCACCCGCGCCGCGCTCGCCGACACCGCCCTGGTGAGCTGGATCGCCCGGGCGCACGCCCACACCCGGTGGACCACCTCGGTCTGCGTTGGCTCGTTCCTGCTCGGCGCGGCCGTGCCGGGCGGCGGGCGACCAGCCACTGGGGCTGGCTCGACCAGCTCGGGGCCTTCGGGGCCGAGCCGGTCCGGGAGCGGGTGGTCCGGGACGACCGGATCATCACGGCGGCCGGTGTCTCGGCCGGCATAG